In the Primulina tabacum isolate GXHZ01 chromosome 15, ASM2559414v2, whole genome shotgun sequence genome, ATTTCGAGAACTCTTGTCCAAGATGGCTATTCACAATATTCATTCTCCATCTAGAGGGGGAGTATTAGAATAGTTGTTACACGCTTTTTGTTTTACTAAAATACGTTTTCTTCTTTATTtcccatttactataaataggaCATTCGTTGTAAGCTTTTGTAATcttcgattcatgtttttcaataTACGCCTTTGAGATATTTTGGAGATCATCTTTCGTTCATGAAGTTAATACGAAGCTGCGAGAAAAGCGTGAATGTTGTTTTCTTTTCCTCCTTTTATCTCCTTTAACTCCTACTCTGTTTGTATTTGTCTAGAGATGGAAATTGAATTACAAAAGAATGCCAGAATAGAGAGAGTTTTTCAGGTAGAGAATCGCGGAAGAGACGGCATTCAAGTACGACCATGCAGGAGTAATAAATTATGAAGTTTGTAGATTCACCATAATAATGTTAATGTACATATGATATTTCAGCTATTATGTTGATTTTAGTATaatgaaatgaaaaaaaattattaacataaaattgatgttatttttgtaaaataataaaattacgaaaaataaatgttaatattttattattttttcgaTACTATTTAATTtactaatttttatatttatttatttttatttttaaaaatttagtaaatattcataatttattcgaaataattcaaatttgagaaaatattaAGATGTTTTAGTAGTGTATAGATATCCAATCCTCCTACGGaaatgatgatgatattgaATAATCGGTGGAAACTGAGGATAAATATAGCAAATGAATATGAGGACGGCAGATATAAAATTATATCCAAACTCGTTGTCCTCCTATCCAGTGCATCACCTTCTACTACACCAATTAAATGTTCGTTATGGTTCAAGCGTTAACCGGTAAGGATAGCATGGAAAATAACccttttgtgaaaaataaaatattccaCAAAATAGAGCTTTGATTAAATTCAGCTTTCAAAATAGCCTGCCCTTTCTCACATTCACCCTTATGCCAGAGGCATGTATTAGCCTTCAGTTGACAGTTACAAATTACATTAAAGAAGTCAAGGGCTGCTTCATATAAATTTCAAGAATCTATCAGTATTCAGGTGTCCGATCAAGTGCGGTTTGTGTAGATCATGGGGCCGGACTGTTTGGATGGAGTCGACTCATGCCACCACCTTTCACGGATAAGTTAGGACTCCGAACCGAGCTAGCCCTGCTCATGAGATGTGAGTCAAGAAACACCACGACAACCGTGATGTCATCATGGAAATGACGACGAACCCCACGGTCGATTTTCTTTAAGTCAGAGTACCTCATCTCCCTCTTCTTTGCTGCCTCTTGCAATGCAACTTTCACTAATCTCCTAGCAATCCCCTAAAACATTTAGAATCCATTGTTCAAAACAAATACGAGCACAGCTGATAAGAGATACAGCTTGCTAGGCTCTGTCCTAGTTATCCAACAAAATCTAAAGCATATTGCTGCAACAGAGGTTAACTTAGATATATAAGAGTTGAATGAACAGCCAAATATCTTACATTACGTGGATGATTTTGGACTAGATCAACGGCTTCTTGATTGGAAAAATGCTCCCAAAGGCCATCTGATGCAAATATAATGAACTGATCATGTGGCAGCAACTGGTGGACGGTTATTGAAGGTTCCGAGCTCAAAATTGGCCTTCTGAAAGGTTCACGGAGTCGAAATTTTTGATACAACGGTTCCCTATTGAATTCTGTATTTTTCAGATACACGTCTCCAATTGACCTTGAAATCTGTAAAACAGCAACTCTTATCAAATACAGTACAAACAACAGGtggaaatcaaattcaaaatatttatgaGAGATGAAGAATGTTTAGGAGATATTTTATATTTAGCCCATCAAACAATAGATATATCGCTTAGAGAAAACAACAGAATTACATTTTCCACACACTTAGATTATTACTTGGATGATATCTTTCCATCGCTCTCCGCCAAATGATGGCACAAAAAAATATACCAACCTGTATAAGACCCTTCACGCGCCATACGTTATGCTTTAGAACCACAATTTGTGAGTCGTCAGGGTGTTGAGATTTTAGTTCCTGTCTCACAGACTCGATGCTCGCGTTATGCTCGGCTGATAGTTGAACAGCAAGTACTTCTCCTGTAGCCTTCACAAGCCTCCCCAAAACAGCCCTAGAATCGCCAAGGTTCGCAATATAAAGAATTCCACCGCAGATAATTCCGACGAGGCAGCAAGATCCAACCGCTGCAATCTGTGGTTGCACAGTCCATTGTCTACTGACAACTGAGAAAAAACCATCTTCTGTAGCTTGAAAAGCATTCCGAATTACCTCTACTGACATAGATTGATTCTCTGCAGTAAACCCTGTACGAAAAGAAATAACCGATCGAGCCAATCCTTGGAACAACAATTAGAATACAATTATCAACAACCAAGCAAGACAAGAAACGGTTTCTATTGAGCCCACTTTTACGAAAAGTTTGAGCTCATGGAAGGTGACACAGTAATAGTATTTCATACTTTAACCGAAACCCTCATGTGTCTGGAGGCCGAGGGATAACTGATCAATCTTAAGACGTACACATACACGTTGGTCGGACTTGGGAAGACACCTAATACATTTAACAAAATCTACAAAATTATACACAAAGGATTTTGATCCTATCACCCCTAGATTGGATGTTATATCGCTCATGGAAGGTAGCCCAATAACAGCAACGATTTCCAGTGTCATCTTTTGTGCTAACTTGGATTTCAGATACAAAACAAAATGCTAGATCAATAGAAAAGCGTCGAAAAACAGCACACTCTTATCCAATTGTAAACATTGTTATCAAGagtaataatttataattaacaAAAGATTAGATTTGGCACTAAACATTACAGTCCTTTTTCCTAAGAAGAATGGAGCATTTAACTTAATTAAAGCTTATGGTAATTACGAAATGTTTCCATATGACTTACTCTTTAAATGTTGGAAAAGGTGATCATTGATGAACCTAGAGGTCTCTGGACCGCCATGCCCATCGTAAATTCCTACAAAAGTTCCATATGGTCCTGAATCATTCGTGCTCAAACAACCAGATTCAAGTTGGCTCTGATCTTCTAGTAAATTATTAGCTTGCACGACAGCCATAGAAAACTCTCCATTGCAGTGCTGCCCGAAATCCTTATACCATAAAAGCCCGTCTTGACGGCCCCCTGAATCCGAACCCGCATGCCCGTGTCGATCTGCATTTGGCCGGAAACAGGCCTTCAAAAAGTTCATTAACCCTGATAACATCCCTCATCTCCTCCAAACAACTCTCCGAGTAATCCACATCTACCAAGCACCTAAGCCAGGTTCGGTATGAATTGAACCTCAAATGTATGTGTCgtgtgtctatttcttctcacTAGAGCAGTATCTATAGCAACACAATACAAagccaacaacatcataatatGGACATCAATCAATATACATACATAAAGATGCAAACTTTAAATTCAATTCAGCTGACAATTTGCTACAAAAATACAGGACTGCCATTCGAAAATCACTACCATGGTTATCTCTAACAGGAACAATTCGCACAACAGCGTCagaacaattaaaaatacaaaaaaataaagaaactcAACGCGATTGGAAAGGGGAAATGGGTCGGCTTCGAAAACA is a window encoding:
- the LOC142526565 gene encoding putative protein phosphatase 2C 46, with the translated sequence MLSGLMNFLKACFRPNADRHGHAGSDSGGRQDGLLWYKDFGQHCNGEFSMAVVQANNLLEDQSQLESGCLSTNDSGPYGTFVGIYDGHGGPETSRFINDHLFQHLKRFTAENQSMSVEVIRNAFQATEDGFFSVVSRQWTVQPQIAAVGSCCLVGIICGGILYIANLGDSRAVLGRLVKATGEVLAVQLSAEHNASIESVRQELKSQHPDDSQIVVLKHNVWRVKGLIQISRSIGDVYLKNTEFNREPLYQKFRLREPFRRPILSSEPSITVHQLLPHDQFIIFASDGLWEHFSNQEAVDLVQNHPRNGIARRLVKVALQEAAKKREMRYSDLKKIDRGVRRHFHDDITVVVVFLDSHLMSRASSVRSPNLSVKGGGMSRLHPNSPAP